AGCGGTTATGGTCACCTCTACCACATCAGCCACATAGGTGAAGTCCCTGGTCTGCTCCCCAGTACCAAAGAGGCTCACCTCCTCATCCAAAAGAGCTGCCCGAATGAAGCGATGAAACGCCATATCGGGTCTCTGTCTCGGTCCGAAGACGGTGAAATACCTCAGACTAAGCCCAGGGATACCATAAGTTTTGTAATAGAGATAGACCAAATTCTCTCCCGCCAGTTTGGTTACCCCATAAGGCGATATCGGTTTGAGGAGAGAGTCCTCTTGCATAGGAAGGGAGGGGGTATCCCCATATACAGAGGAGGAGGAAGAATAGACGAACCTTTTAATTGAAGCTTGACGGCAGGCTTCAAGCAGGAGCTGAGTGGCACGGATGTTATTCTCTACATAAAGGTCAAAATTGCGTCCCCAACTCGCCCTCACTCCAGGCTGGGAAGCGAGGTGAAAGACAATCTCCACCCCAGAAAGCACTTCTTTCAAGGGAAGATCCTGAATCCTTTCTCGATAAAGGGTAAAATAGGGATGGTCGATTATTCCCTCAAGGTTTCTTTCCTTTATCCTCGGGGAATAATAATCAGTAAAGCAATCGATCCCTA
The DNA window shown above is from Acidobacteriota bacterium and carries:
- a CDS encoding NAD-dependent epimerase/dehydratase family protein yields the protein MRVLVTGAAGFIGSHLSEELIKRGYSVIGIDCFTDYYSPRIKERNLEGIIDHPYFTLYRERIQDLPLKEVLSGVEIVFHLASQPGVRASWGRNFDLYVENNIRATQLLLEACRQASIKRFVYSSSSSVYGDTPSLPMQEDSLLKPISPYGVTKLAGENLVYLYYKTYGIPGLSLRYFTVFGPRQRPDMAFHRFIRAALLDEEVSLFGTGEQTRDFTYVADVVEVTITASLKGTPGEVYNIGGGNVVSLNDAIEVIEKILKKRVPVNRVDFARGDMVHTYADTNKAKKKLDFNPRVTLEEGLLAEIEWLKTSIQKGE